The following coding sequences are from one Wenzhouxiangella sp. AB-CW3 window:
- the ilvG gene encoding acetolactate synthase 2 catalytic subunit → MNQPMAQEQPETSTISGAKLLVRCLRELGVDTVFGYPGGAIMPIYDALPDSGIRHILTRHEQGAALAADGYARVTRRAGVCMATSGPGATNLVTGLANSMLDSVPVVAITGQVATPMMGTDAFQEVDVFGITLPVVKHSYIIRDTADLPEVLAEAFFLATEGRPGPVLIDVPKDITVNPINAGVSMPRFRSTSKAVPAAVADAARAMAEAQQPLFYLGGGIEIAAAEEQVRSLVTRSGFPAVSTLKGLGAIPTDDPQFLGMLGMHGSAAANLAVQEADLLIVVGARFDDRATGKLDEFAPNARVIHIDADAAEIGKLRHADIALPGDLAANLAALTQRIESKAGPWLKGWMESCQELRQRHAWPYDAPGEFIYAPALLKTLSERAGDRATIACDVGQHQMWVAQHCRFTRPRSHLTSGGLGTMGYGLPAGMGAKLARPDDLVVVVSGDGSIMMNIQELATLKRYAIDVRIVLLDNSSLGMVRQWQELFFDGNYSEIDLSDNPDFAALARVFGLKARSIETRDQVDEALTWLLEEPGPSLLHVRIDPKANVWPLVPPGKSNATMMEGEQR, encoded by the coding sequence GTGAACCAGCCCATGGCCCAGGAACAACCGGAAACAAGCACCATCAGCGGCGCGAAGCTTTTGGTGCGCTGCCTGCGCGAGCTGGGCGTCGATACCGTGTTCGGTTACCCCGGCGGCGCCATCATGCCCATCTACGATGCGCTGCCGGACTCCGGCATCCGTCACATTCTCACCCGCCACGAGCAGGGCGCGGCGCTGGCCGCCGACGGCTATGCCCGCGTCACGCGCCGTGCCGGCGTGTGCATGGCCACCTCCGGTCCGGGTGCCACCAACCTGGTCACCGGGCTGGCCAACAGCATGCTCGATTCAGTCCCGGTGGTGGCGATTACCGGCCAGGTGGCCACGCCGATGATGGGCACCGATGCCTTCCAGGAAGTCGACGTGTTCGGCATCACCCTGCCCGTGGTCAAGCACAGCTACATCATCCGCGACACCGCCGATCTCCCCGAAGTGCTGGCCGAGGCCTTCTTCCTGGCCACCGAAGGCCGGCCCGGCCCGGTGCTGATCGACGTGCCCAAGGACATCACCGTCAACCCGATCAACGCTGGCGTGTCGATGCCCAGGTTCCGCAGCACCTCTAAAGCGGTGCCGGCGGCCGTGGCCGACGCCGCCCGGGCCATGGCCGAGGCCCAGCAACCGTTGTTCTATCTCGGCGGCGGCATCGAGATCGCCGCTGCCGAGGAACAGGTCCGGTCACTGGTCACCCGCAGCGGCTTTCCGGCGGTCAGCACGCTCAAGGGCCTGGGCGCCATTCCCACCGACGATCCGCAATTCCTGGGCATGCTGGGCATGCACGGCTCGGCCGCGGCCAACCTGGCCGTGCAGGAAGCCGATCTGCTGATCGTGGTCGGCGCGCGCTTTGACGACCGCGCCACCGGCAAACTCGACGAGTTCGCCCCCAACGCCCGTGTGATCCATATCGATGCCGACGCGGCCGAAATCGGCAAGCTGCGCCATGCCGACATCGCACTGCCCGGTGACCTGGCCGCCAACCTGGCCGCTCTCACCCAGCGCATCGAATCCAAAGCCGGGCCCTGGCTGAAGGGCTGGATGGAAAGTTGCCAGGAGCTGCGACAACGACATGCCTGGCCCTACGATGCGCCCGGCGAGTTCATCTACGCCCCGGCGCTGCTCAAGACCCTGAGCGAACGCGCCGGCGATCGTGCCACCATCGCTTGCGATGTCGGCCAGCACCAGATGTGGGTGGCCCAGCATTGCCGCTTCACCCGCCCGCGCAGTCACCTGACCTCCGGCGGGCTGGGCACCATGGGCTACGGTCTGCCCGCCGGCATGGGCGCGAAGCTGGCCCGGCCCGACGATCTGGTCGTGGTGGTCTCGGGCGACGGCTCGATCATGATGAACATCCAGGAGCTGGCCACGCTGAAACGCTACGCCATCGATGTGCGCATCGTGCTGCTCGACAACAGCTCGCTGGGCATGGTGCGCCAGTGGCAGGAGCTGTTCTTCGACGGCAACTACTCCGAGATCGACTTGAGCGACAACCCCGACTTCGCCGCCCTGGCCCGTGTCTTCGGGCTCAAGGCGCGCAGCATCGAAACCCGTGATCAAGTGGACGAGGCGCTGACCTGGCTGCTCGAAGAGCCCGGCCCCTCGCTGCTGCACGTTCGTATCGACCCCAAGGCCAACGTCTGGCCCCTGGTTCCCCCCGGCAAAAGCAACGCCACCATGATGGAAGGAGAGCAACGATGA
- the ilvC gene encoding ketol-acid reductoisomerase: protein MKIWTEADHHNNALAETTIAVIGYGSQGRAHANNLAESGFKVIIGARRDGVSWKRAGDDGFEVAEPAEAAARAGLIAMLAPDMAQPEIYQQVQARIRPGSALLFAHGFNIHFGCIRPRADIDVIMVAPKGPGDLVRRQYQEGRGVPCLRAVEQDASGQAHARALSYAHGIGGTRGGVIDTSFQEETETDLFGEQVVLCGGTAELVIQGFETLVEAGYQPEVAYFECLHELKLIVDLLHEGGMAKMYEFVSDTAAFGDLTRGPRIIDESTRERMREVLGEIRTGEFARDWILENQAGLPRHRALIKARTGHEIEQVGKALRARMSWLQAGADKSREQAA from the coding sequence ATGAAGATCTGGACCGAAGCCGACCACCACAACAACGCCCTGGCCGAGACCACCATTGCCGTCATCGGCTACGGCAGCCAGGGTCGCGCCCATGCCAACAACCTCGCCGAGTCCGGCTTCAAGGTCATCATCGGCGCCCGCCGCGACGGTGTAAGTTGGAAACGCGCCGGCGACGACGGATTCGAGGTCGCCGAACCGGCCGAGGCTGCCGCCCGGGCCGGGTTGATCGCCATGCTCGCACCCGACATGGCCCAGCCCGAAATCTACCAGCAGGTCCAAGCGCGTATCCGGCCCGGTTCGGCCCTGCTGTTCGCCCACGGTTTCAACATCCACTTCGGCTGCATCCGCCCGCGCGCCGACATCGACGTCATCATGGTCGCACCCAAGGGGCCGGGCGATCTGGTTCGGCGCCAGTACCAGGAAGGCCGCGGCGTGCCCTGCCTGCGCGCCGTCGAGCAGGATGCCTCCGGCCAGGCCCATGCCCGGGCGCTGTCCTATGCCCACGGCATCGGCGGTACGCGCGGCGGCGTCATCGACACCAGCTTCCAGGAAGAAACCGAAACCGACCTGTTCGGCGAGCAGGTGGTGTTGTGCGGCGGCACCGCCGAGCTGGTCATCCAGGGCTTCGAAACCCTGGTCGAGGCCGGCTACCAGCCCGAGGTGGCCTACTTCGAGTGCCTGCACGAGCTCAAGCTCATCGTCGACCTGCTGCACGAAGGCGGCATGGCCAAGATGTACGAGTTTGTCTCCGACACGGCTGCATTTGGTGATCTCACCCGCGGCCCGCGCATCATCGACGAGTCCACGCGCGAGCGCATGCGCGAAGTGCTCGGCGAAATCCGCACCGGCGAGTTCGCCCGCGACTGGATCCTGGAAAACCAGGCCGGCCTGCCGCGCCACCGCGCACTGATCAAGGCCCGTACCGGCCACGAGATCGAGCAGGTCGGCAAGGCCCTGCGCGCGCGCATGAGCTGGCTGCAGGCCGGGGCCGACAAGTCCCGCGAACAGGCCGCCTGA
- the ilvD gene encoding dihydroxy-acid dehydratase codes for MQSDKIKKGQHRAPARAMLKATGLNDEDIARPMVAVVNTWSEVTPCNLHLRELAEPLKAGIRAAGGTPIEFNTILVTDGIAMGSEGMQASLMSRETIADSIELAVRGHCLDAVVVLAGCDKTLPAAAMALARLDRPGLVLYGGSIMPGRHHELAITIQDVFEAVGACAAGRIDENELEEVENSACPGAGACGGQFTANTMAQALTVLGLSPMGANDVPAVHPDKAEQARRCGEQVMAMFHREHSARDLITTESIRNAATVVTATAGSTNAILHLLAIAREAGQVFELDEFDQIARNTPVITDLKPGGRFMAPDLFTAGGTALVIRELSRAGMVNDAPTCTGQTLFAETADARPADGQQVVRPADDPFKPRGGFGVLYGNLAPEGCVIKLAGHGRLEHVGPARVFDGEDAAFAAVQAGEIQPGNVVVIRYEGPKGGPGMREMLAVTAALVGQGLSDSVALVTDGRFSGATYGFMIGHVCPEAADGGPLALLADGDEVRIDVDGQRLDTDAGIESRRAQWQPPAPAVTQGAYARYIAQVSSASTGAVTAFPFSTPTPYRQPERHSHRNPQPERSTTA; via the coding sequence ATGCAAAGCGACAAGATCAAGAAAGGGCAACACCGGGCACCGGCCCGGGCCATGCTCAAGGCCACCGGCCTCAACGACGAAGACATCGCGCGTCCCATGGTGGCCGTGGTCAATACCTGGAGCGAGGTCACGCCCTGCAACCTGCATCTGCGCGAGCTGGCCGAGCCGCTCAAGGCCGGGATTCGCGCCGCCGGCGGCACGCCCATCGAGTTCAACACCATCCTGGTGACCGACGGCATCGCCATGGGCAGCGAGGGCATGCAAGCCTCGCTGATGTCGCGCGAGACCATTGCCGATTCCATCGAACTGGCCGTGCGCGGCCATTGCCTGGATGCCGTGGTCGTGCTGGCCGGCTGCGACAAGACCCTGCCGGCCGCGGCCATGGCGCTGGCGCGCCTGGATCGTCCCGGCCTGGTGCTCTACGGCGGCTCCATCATGCCCGGGCGCCATCACGAACTGGCCATCACCATCCAGGATGTGTTCGAAGCCGTCGGCGCCTGCGCGGCCGGGCGCATCGACGAGAACGAACTGGAAGAGGTCGAGAACTCGGCCTGCCCGGGCGCCGGTGCCTGCGGCGGCCAGTTCACCGCCAACACCATGGCCCAGGCGCTGACCGTGCTGGGGCTCTCGCCCATGGGTGCCAACGACGTGCCGGCGGTGCATCCCGACAAGGCCGAACAGGCCCGGCGCTGTGGCGAACAGGTCATGGCCATGTTCCATCGCGAGCACAGCGCGCGCGATTTGATCACCACCGAGTCCATCCGCAATGCCGCCACCGTGGTCACCGCCACGGCCGGGTCGACCAACGCCATCCTGCACCTGCTGGCCATCGCCCGCGAGGCCGGCCAGGTCTTCGAGCTCGACGAGTTCGACCAGATTGCGCGCAACACGCCGGTGATCACCGACCTGAAACCCGGCGGACGATTCATGGCCCCGGACCTGTTCACCGCCGGCGGCACGGCCCTGGTGATTCGCGAACTGAGCCGGGCCGGGATGGTGAACGATGCGCCCACCTGCACCGGCCAGACCCTGTTCGCCGAAACTGCCGATGCCCGCCCGGCCGACGGTCAGCAGGTGGTGCGTCCGGCCGACGATCCGTTCAAGCCGCGCGGCGGCTTCGGCGTGCTCTACGGCAATCTCGCCCCCGAAGGCTGCGTGATCAAGCTGGCCGGTCATGGCCGCCTGGAACACGTGGGCCCGGCGCGGGTGTTCGACGGCGAGGATGCCGCATTTGCCGCCGTACAGGCCGGCGAGATCCAGCCCGGCAACGTCGTCGTGATCCGCTACGAGGGCCCGAAAGGCGGCCCCGGCATGCGCGAGATGCTGGCCGTGACCGCCGCGCTGGTTGGGCAGGGTTTAAGCGACTCGGTGGCCCTGGTCACCGACGGGCGCTTCAGCGGTGCCACCTACGGATTCATGATCGGCCATGTCTGCCCGGAAGCCGCCGATGGCGGTCCGCTGGCGCTGCTGGCCGATGGCGATGAAGTGCGCATCGACGTCGACGGCCAGCGCCTGGACACCGATGCCGGTATCGAATCGCGCCGCGCTCAATGGCAGCCGCCCGCACCGGCCGTGACCCAGGGCGCCTATGCCCGCTACATCGCCCAGGTCTCCAGCGCCTCGACCGGTGCGGTGACCGCTTTCCCGTTTTCCACGCCGACCCCTTATCGGCAACCCGAACGCCATTCCCATCGCAATCCCCAACCTGAAAGGAGCACAACCGCATGA